One stretch of Vogesella indigofera DNA includes these proteins:
- a CDS encoding histone deacetylase family protein: MLTIYSNAHRLHHATELKDGVLKPCFEMPSRADTILARVQAVGLGEVIAPREFGSASYARVHSERYVRFLEQAWREWQALGRQHDALPLIWPVRDLRSDIEPVHIDGKLGFYAMDAGVAITAGTWDAVRSSANLALTGMAALAQGEYSAFALCRPPGHHAAAEYMGGYCYLNNAAIAAQACLDGGARRVAVLDVDYHHGNGTQSIFYDRADVMFTSLHGDPRHSYPYFLGHRDETGTGAGLGFNHNYPLPHGTGWDGYGAALSHACDAIAAYAPDAVVISLGVDTFKDDPISHFRLESEDFLKIGQTIAGIGRPTLFVMEGGYMVDDIGVNAVNVLRGFEGQR; this comes from the coding sequence ATGCTTACCATCTACAGCAATGCCCATCGTCTGCACCACGCCACCGAACTCAAGGACGGCGTCCTGAAGCCCTGTTTCGAGATGCCGAGCCGCGCCGACACCATTCTGGCGCGGGTACAGGCGGTTGGCCTGGGCGAGGTCATCGCACCGCGTGAATTCGGCAGCGCCAGTTATGCCCGCGTGCACAGCGAGCGCTATGTGCGCTTTCTGGAACAGGCGTGGCGCGAATGGCAGGCGCTGGGCCGCCAGCATGACGCGCTGCCGCTGATCTGGCCGGTGCGCGATCTGCGCAGCGATATCGAGCCGGTGCATATCGACGGCAAGCTGGGCTTTTACGCGATGGACGCCGGCGTGGCGATTACCGCCGGCACCTGGGATGCGGTGCGCAGCAGCGCCAATCTTGCGCTGACCGGCATGGCCGCGCTGGCGCAGGGCGAGTACAGCGCCTTTGCGCTGTGCCGTCCGCCCGGCCACCACGCCGCCGCCGAATACATGGGCGGCTACTGCTATCTCAACAATGCCGCCATCGCCGCGCAGGCCTGCCTCGACGGCGGTGCCCGCCGCGTGGCGGTGCTGGATGTCGACTACCACCACGGCAACGGCACGCAGAGCATCTTCTATGACCGCGCCGACGTGATGTTCACCTCGCTGCACGGCGACCCGCGCCACTCCTACCCCTACTTCCTCGGCCATCGCGACGAAACCGGCACCGGCGCCGGGCTGGGCTTCAATCACAACTACCCGCTGCCGCACGGCACCGGCTGGGACGGCTACGGCGCGGCACTCAGCCACGCCTGCGACGCCATCGCCGCCTATGCCCCGGACGCGGTGGTGATCTCGCTGGGGGTGGACACCTTCAAGGACGACCCGATCAGCCACTTCCGCCTCGAAAGCGAAGACTTCCTCAAGATCGGCCAGACCATCGCCGGCATCGGCCGCCCGACCCTGTTCGTGATGGAAGGCGGCTACATGGTCGACGACATCGGCGTCAACGCGGTGAACGTGCTGCGCGGCTTCGAGGGCCAGCGCTGA